TAAGCTTGGACAAGGTGGATTTGGCTCTGTCTATAAGGTATGTGAACTCTACATTAAGTTATTGATTTAAGAAGTGAAAACATCTTTCACATCTTTATGTTCATAGATAAGAATTTCAGGGTTGCTTGGTTAATCGACAAGAGGTAGCAGTGAAACGATTGTCCAGAGATTCAGGTCAAGGCAAACAAGAGTTTAAAAATGAGGTTACACTTTTAGTTAAACTCCAACATCGAAATCTAGTGAGACTGCTTGGTTGCTGTTGTGATAAAGAAGAAAGGATGCTAGTTTACGAATACCTACCGAACAAAAGTCTAGACTTCTTTATATTCAGTAAGCATCTCTCCAACTCATTGTCTCTCCATCCTGAACGAACTTGTTTTTTGCTTATGCTTCGTGTCAGTTATGTGTTCTACATAGTTTCAACGCCTGTACTGCATGAAGCAACATCTCATAGCTTCTTTATTTTCACGGTGAAATTGCTTTGGAACAAGAAACTAAAATTGAACATAAAATCAAACATATGATTAGACAAGCAAAAAACATACGACTGAATCGGCAAGGATAAAGCATAAACTCAGAAGCTTATAACTTAAGAGAATATGCTAAATCTAGCCTATAGCTACTAAATGTAACAAACTGAAACTTCAAATAATTTTGAACAGGATACATcagttcaatttaaaaaaaatgcaatttgtGGCACATGTTACAGGTTAAACCTATTTCTATTCGCTATAAAATGTCTGTGAGGAATTTAGGACTTCACTAATTAGCCTATCCGGATATCATCAAACTAGGCCTTTCACCAACACTATGTTGACCATTTGCCTAGTTATAGCCTTGTATACATGTTTTATAATAAAGACAGGAAATTTACAGATAtgttcatccaacattttagTAAATTACTACGAATTTAAGCTCAATATGCAAATAATGTTTTCAAATATGTTAAATTTAAACTCAGATCAAAACCAAAGGTCATCGTTGGATTGGAGTAAGCGTTTTGAAATTATTTGTGGGATTGCTCGAGGTGTTTTATATCTTCATCAAGATTCAAGGCTGAAAATAATTCATAGAGATCTAAAAGCCAGCAATGTTCTCCTTGATGCTGCAATGAATCCCAAAATCTCAGATTTTGGTATGGCTAGAATATTTGGAGAAGATGAAGTCCAAGCAAGAACGAAAAGAGTGGTCGGAACATAGTATGTATCACACCCTTATAATAACTAAGATTATGGAGATGGATAtgtattttttatgataaacaCTAACCATTTCGTATAATTGCAGTGGATATATGTCACCAGAATATGCAATGGAAGGACGGTACTCAACAAAATCTGATGTCTTCAGTTATGGTGTGATGCTACTGGAGATTATTGCTGGCCAAAGAAACACACATTGTGAAATAGGAAGAGAATCCCCTAATTTAACTGGACATGTAAGTTATATGAATAAAATGAGGTTGccttaaaattggccaacaaaTTAATGATGTACTTTGTGTTTTGCATTTGTAGGTGTGGACACTATGGACAGAAGGAAGAGGTTTGGAAATCGTTGATGCAGTACTAAACCAATCTTATCCTTCTGTTATAGTTCTGAGATGCATTCAAATTGGACTATTGTGTGTGCAACAAAATGCCATGAATAGACCATCAATGTCAGAAGTTGTTTTCATGCTATGCAATGAAACACCTCTTTGCCAACCTCAAAAACCAGCATTCTTATTCAATGCAGGCAAACAAGATTTGCAAGACTCGTCAACATCAGGAGGAGGATCTTCAATAAATGAATTAACGGAAACTACCATCAGTGGCCGCTAAAGCTACGTTAATCgaatatataattgtttttcattcttTTCCATCAGAATTGGGTTTGTAGATCTTTCATGAGGTTCTTGAGAAACAAGTATTGCAAAATGATTAATGCAAATGAATTCTATATTCTTGCTTCTTTTCCTTGTCAGTTATTCCTAATATCTATTTCTTCATCCTAAATTTCACAAATGCTTTAAATTATTATCCAAACAATGAGTTTTAACTCAAATCATTTtaattccctcaaaacattactttcCCTCATTAAAATCCCTCATAAATCtaccaaacacactctaaaagTGTCCATCCCACTTCACTTCCAATGTTGTCATATCGTAAACTTTCCGCGATTATCGTTGAATCCATTTGAATATCAAGTTTCATACTTCCGTTTCTCTTTGCCATGCATAACCCTTCATAAAGCCCTCACAGCTCCGCCATATACGCAGGAGTGATgacaaaatatttcaaaatcttgtcaaaaaaaatagtataagcacttattatttctttctttcagaCAGATTTTATAACTTAAGCCCTCAATAAGTTTTGTCAACGGATTCaagttttcttgtagtgtattgaatcaaaataaagttacaaaaatataattaagtacACTGAAATACACATGCAACTTCATAAACAATGGAATTAGGGTTAATCGTCTAAAAAATCGATGGagttagaaaagaaaaatataaacaagtGTCGTAATAATCAGATCAGATTGTAACCACAGCTGGATTTAGAATATGATGAGCATAATCATCAACATTATTTTCTCCCATGTACGAATAATAAGCATATAGTATGAGCTGAACAAGTCCAGATATTGCTCCAATACTGGTGCTAATCTGCAAAAATATCCATTAATTAACAATGGGATagttaaaagtaaaaaaatgattttttttttataataataatcgAAGAGAGAAATAATTACCATGACATAAAAGCCGAAAGGATGCTTGAGAGCGAAGAGGCTGATGAGATCGGAGGATTTGATTGAGAAGATTGAAAAGAAAACCTAATTTGCAGATATAGACAGAAAATTTAACATGTCACGTAAAAATCAAATGATGAAATTAAATCATGAAATAACATATGGAGAAGTAATTTGAAACCTGAGTTTGTGGCTTATGCCATCCAAGATGGTTGATTCATGGAGAGAGATGAGTAAGAAAGTGAGTTTAGATATTGAAAGAGAGGgagaaattgaattttaaatttgattccAACACATGAAAGTTTTGTCTTTGAGAGGTCAGAGGTAGCAGCAAGTTTTGTCTTTGAGAGAGATGGATGAAAGTGACTGGTCAAGCATGCTTCTGAACTCTAAAGCAAGGAGTTTTTTGTTTGGCCTTAGGCAGATACAAGAAATGGACTGGGCTGTGTTGGGCTGAACCGTTTTGTGACCTCTTTATTGGCCCAGTTTGCAAGGATAtgaatggagggaaaacagattcaaaaaattgatcaaagaagcaagatttttttgtactttaaaaaacaaaattgtctaGGTTCATCTGGTTGTGACACCTGTCAAAAGTTTCCCTCAAgctatgttgaatttgtatAGTTAGAAAGATAAAGATAAGTGTTGTTCCACCATTACACAATCACAAGCTGTTTAATTTTGCTTCATGAAACTCCATATTGCTTCCTGAATCTCATCCACCATTGATTGTTGTAGTTCCAGCCTGCTGCAATTGATTAATTAGTTGttgtgaaagcaaaaaaaaactaaatatggGAATTCCAATTGTTGCTACTGAAATTTATCaggtttttaaaatattcattccATGATTCAGGTGGATACATAAAGTCCGAGTTATTGCAGATTCAACAGTCAATCTCCAGAATAAATGCTTGATAGAATTAGAAACGTATGAATTAGGCTCGGAACATGAGTTCCAAAACTACTTAATTTCGGATTCTAAGTTCCGAATCCCTTCtcaagggtattttggtccGAATGGGGGGCTTTGTTAGCAAACAAGGGGCCTAAACAACAATTTTCTAACAAGATTAAGAGATTATCGGGGCCCAAATAAGGAACTAAGGACATTATGGGCCAAATGTTTAAAAACCACACCAATCCAAATTTGTGGTTTGGGTTACGATCTAAaaccattttaatgaaaaattggttattttataaaactaatttggatatgGTTTCTAACCGCTTCATAACCAATTAATAACCAGTTTGtaataaaaatttggttacTTAATTGAACcagttttaaatcaattttttacttaaacaatttcaattttttttattgatttaaaaaacagatttgtttaattttaaaaagaaaacataatttttctttaattttatgaaatgaATAATTTGTAATCAACccaaaaatgtttgttttttctaaatccaaaaaaacacCCGAAAATCcataaatcggctgaaaactcaaaaaaaatcctaaaatcggtaaaaaaacaaaaaaccaaccGAAATTcctaaaattggccgaaaactcaaaaaattgaccgaaaacataaaaaacaccCGAAAATCCataaatcggccgaaaatcaGAAAATGggtcaaaaaccaaaaaaatcgtCCGAAAACTGtcgaaaaccaaaaaaacaccCGGAAATCCataaatcggccgaaaaccaaaaaaatcgaCCGGAAACtcaaaaaaatcctaaaatcggtCTAACACAAAAAAAACCCGGAAATCCAAAAATCGGCCGGAAACTAAAAAATTCTgccgaaaactcaaaaaaatcctaaaatcggtcgaaaacaaaaaaaacctaGAAAtccaaaaatcggccgaaaatccaTAAACGGccaaaaaacagaaaattacCCAAAAATCGGTGTTCGGCCGATATTTTGGGTTTTAAATCTATTTTGTGTATTcggctgatttttttttagttttcggccgattttttgggtttttggccgttttttgggattttggccaatttttttgttttcggccaatttttttaGCTTTCCAAGCTGTCACTATCCCACTTTCATTAAGATGACATTCAAGTGCGTGGTCTAATTTGTGCAATTAATCACATATGGCCTCTAGCTTTGGTATGAACAACCGGCATAACATTTACCGACTCCGTCTCTCTGGGCACAAATCTCTATAAGTGAGAAGCTTAGCGTCAGAGTGTCGGATGTTATCATACTACATACGTTAGCCTCCTTATTTATTGATTCGGGTCGGCCGTCTTTGTTGAGACTAATACCAACCCTGTGAGGATGTATTATAATATGACCGATATAGTAATAATGTAAATAAAGCTTAAATAAAGTGAGGCatataacataaatattttatattaaagcGCAAACAGTTGTTACACAACCCAAGCATCATGGAAGAGTTTCAACATCTCTACATAATTAAAGAACCATGCTTACCAATGGCGTAGATGCCTTGCCTCAAAAGCTTTACGACCTCCTAAGCTCCTCCTCTTCTCTCCTTGGATTGCTCCAAGTTAGTAGAAATACCGTCAAGTATTTTCTGAATGAGAAATAATGAGGGaggagagctctatttatagtgtTAATGAGCTTAAACTTTACGCACCATCGTGCCACGATAAGGTCCATCGTGGTACGATATAGTGGCGGCGTGGCCATTCTTCACTGAAACCCTATCGTGCCACGATGATATGTCATTGTGGTATGATTTTGTTTGGAAATAAATCTTCTGCGCTGATTtgtttctaaaattattttttaaaacaaatcttcatcgtgccacgatatGATGTCATCGTGACACGATGACGCGCAGATGTATTTTGTGATTTATTCCATTTTCGTCCTTTTCTTGGTATATTCTTCTAGATTCTTCATTTATTGACTTGTTGCGCAAGTGGCTTCATTTTCTTTAGGTTTCTGGGCCGTGTcactattttgcttctttttaCTATCTAAACCTATACTAAAATATAGTACAAAATTTCTGTCATCACAACCCTAAACTTAAACCGTTGCTCGTCCTCTAGTAACATGCCTGTTAAACAAAATCGTCAGCAGTTAAAGAGATGTATAAAGATGATAGGAATTTCACAACCTCTATAGTCAGCAATTATACCACTGATCTTTTTACTGCAGCGATCCTATTCAGTCAATGTCTTGGTTTGAGCGACGTTGATATTAGCAAGTCGGACCGATAATCACAAGAGTCCGTGTTCaatcttttctctcttctcgaTCACTCataatttaaaaagataaatatgtccttacattttattttaaattcaatttgtTCCAATCATGCTGGTAGCTTTGattattattcattcattccgTAAATAAgtctcattctctctctctcctctctctctctcctctctctctctctctcagatCTACCTGAACCGAACCGCCGCAACTGCCAACTGATGGCGGCGCCTCCCCCCTGCAATTCCCTCCCCCTCAGGCGCCGCAGAGACCACGATTCAGGTACGAACCACCGTAAACCAGAGCAGCATACGCAGCACAGCATCTAATATTTTacaatgaaaaattaattgaaatagatttcttgtttgttttcttttgattaGTTGAGGATCAGAATGAGGATCAGAAGGATCCTCAGAGATCTAAAGTTGGCGACCAGGATTTCGTAAGAGAAGAACTCAACACTGATTCTGTTCCTAAAGGTACAAAccctaaattatattttaattaatttcttgtttGGTTTGTTTCATTCTTGTTTGTTCCCATTCCAATGGatttcttgtttgttttcttttggttATTAGTTGAGGATCAGAGTGACCCTTTTGCGAAATTGAAATCTTCTGGAGGAGGTACAAACAAACCCTAAATCATATTTtacttaatttcttgtttttgtttcttctgtGCTTAATTCTTGTTTGTTCTAGTTGCAAGCCTCACAGATCGGGAAATTTTCAATATGTGGCTTGCGATGCGGGGAGGAAAAACATGCTCCTCCCAAGAGGTAGCTGATAAAATGTTCAGTAACTTTAAGGAATCTATTTTGGATAAGCCCAGCACTCATGCTGATTCTGTTCCTAAAGGTACAAAccctaaattatattttaattaatttcttgtttGGTTTGTTTCATTCTTGTTTGTTCCCATTCCAATGGatttcttgtttgttttcttttggttATTAGTTGAGGATCAGAGTGACCCTTTTGCGAAATTGAAATCTTCAGAAGGAGGTACAAACAAACTCTAAATCATATTTtacttaatttcttgtttttgtttcttctgtGCTTAATTAATTCTTGTTTGTTCTAGTTGCAAGCCTCACAGATCGGGAAATTTTCGATATGTGGCTTGCGATGATGGGAGGAAAAACATACCCCGACAAACAGAAAGAAGACAAAGCGTACATCAACTTTCAACAAAATATTCGTGAGGAGCCCGCAGATCAGGACGAGTATACTTACAATCGTCTCTGTTTAGCTGATCAATCCAAAGAAGAGATCGCAAAAAAATTCAGAAAGACGGGTAAGCCGGACCGGTATAATGGTTATGCTTTTAAATCCAACATTGAAAAGTGGCCTAGTTATGCTAAAATTTGGGCTACTTCAAATAATTAAGACTTTTGTGGTTGTTCTTAGCCTTTTTAGGAACAAGTTAATGtttgtgttaattttaattttacatgTTGTGAGATTATATATATctaagtatatatataattttacacCTTTTCCTTTGTTGGTTAGAACCCTCCTGATGTGTGTGGAATTGTAAATTGGTAATGAATGTGGGGACTGTATGAACAAGAGAACATCTGAACAATCCTATTCTAATGCTCTTGCCAAATTTGATTCATATTATTATGGAAAATGAACTGTGCGCCTTTTAGTTAGTCATAATAATAACTTGCCAATTGTTGGTAGAAATGGAAAACAATGATAAGAAATCATTTGATTAGATTTGAGTATCATTTTGTTTTAGCATATGTATTTTCCAGGCTGAAATGGTTTGTTTGGGAATGTGGTCAATGCTTTAGCTACTAGTAGACCCTTCTTGTATGTAGCATGCCATGGTGAGGAGAGCTTCAGGCTCTCCTTTATGATATCTCAAACacgattatgattatgatgaggCGGATGAATTGTTAAAAAACTTGGTTAACTAATTGAATTTTGACCTTATTCTACATCAATCATTTCATTGGGAGAAACCATAACAAGATGAAAATTGCTGTTTAGGCCCCCCTATTTGCTACTAGACcccccccaaaaatccaataTTACCCTTGAATTTGGAACCAGATATGTTTGGATCTTAGCATCCGAAGACACTTAGGTTCGGATGTAATGTTCCGAATGCAGTTAAACAACAATTTTCAACGCATGCACACTACACTTCAGAACTTAAGTTCATGGTGAAGGAAGTTAGATAAATACATCCGAAACAACATCATCTATCTAACCAAAGCAAGTTCTGATTGTCATTCATAGACAAGCGGAGAAGAGCTGGATACGATCTACCTAAACCTAGTCCTTTATCTTCATCTCTATATTTGTCTGAATCACTTTACTTTTCTGCATGCCTTATCACACCTTTTATGAAAACCCTTTTTAAAACCAAAGCGAAGGCAACTTAAATGAACTAAAATAAAAGAGGTCGCACACTGACACGGTCCCTGTGGATACAAACTCATTCTATCTCGGTAGAGTGTGAATTATTACTCGACGGCAGACTGGTCCACTTGTTAGATTGACAGTCAACATCTTATATGTATAATttatcctttatcttttttgacacataattaaTTAGGGTTATTTCTGTCATTTAattatgaataataaataattaaggggTTATTTCTGTCATTTTATTCAAGACAATTTAATTATGaataataaatagaaaaaaaaaccaacttcTCATAAtctgtataaaaaaaaactaacttcttcccataatatatatatgatatttattCATTCAAGAAGTTATTTTACCTTTCTTCTTTAATTTTGTTCTTCTTTAATCATGATTGTACCAGATTAAAGaagttatttttcattttttaatcattttaaaGGGTATTTTGTatcatcatattttaaaagaacATACAAGTGAAATTTTCAGCTTacccctttttatttttttgacatataatcaatttaaggttattttgtgtcttttttttattattcattcaaaattattattattattattattattctacGAAATCTCCAATTTAccccttttaatttttttgacacatcatcaaatTATTGTTATTTGTGTCCTTTTATTCAAAATTAGTAGAAAAAAACTACATATTTGTTAGCCTATATTTCAGTCAAAgctaaaatatattatgaattaattgttcaaatcatttattatttgattataatGGACAATAAATGTTGCTTTAATAAAGATAATTGATCGAAAGTAACATTATTCGAATACTTGCCATGTATCATGACATGTATATGAAGGTTAAGGGAAACGTTTTCAAAAACAAGAGATATTGTCTTGATCATATTCTTCCTTGTTGTGAAGGTTGAAGGTAATGTTTTCAAAAACAATAGAGTCCTTCTGGAAAGTATCCATAAGTCTACAAGATTTTTTATCTGTCTCTTATAAACCTGAGAAGGCAAGAAAGAAGACAAAATaacttagaatattttctaagtTATTTCTTTCGATTCACATTCTTTCGAGTCAATATTGATCGAAATCGAAGGGATTCCTTTCGAGCAATTACAACGTTATGATTCaagaatcaaattcaaaatcaagTAGCAGTTACGTACGTGGCAAAAGCTTGGAAGAAGAACGTTGGTAgttagttatttatatttgtcTATAAATATTAGGTTCTGTAGTCAGAACAAGGGGTCACAATTCACATACAAAAATTTCTTGTAAAAAACTCAAAGTATCCAAGCGTTCGAGAGAAACGAGTTTGCGAACAGAAACATGTATGATCCTGTGAACCACTTCAAATTTGTAATCAATTTACATTCAAACATCATTTAAACTTTCAAGTTCATTTACAATTCAGTAATTTCATTACTTTCAGTAATCTTTACGTGGTTCATTCGTTCGATTGAATCTTGCAATTTCTGTTACTTGCAATTTAAGTTTCTGCTTTTTAAACTTAAAGCTATTTAcattttcaaagtcatttactttgttttcattttattcaaacctttaacaaaattcaaatttgtttatTGCAATAATGAACAATCAATGCTTTGtaataaaaaacacacaaatatgtcccgagatttactagttgatctcacCAGTAAATAAACTAGCgcttgtttaccaaaaatcagtgtaaacaataTTCCCATACATATGAAATCTTCAATTTacccattttaaatttttttgacacatcatcacTTATTGTTATTTGtgtctttttattcaaaattattattcaaaattagtagaaaaatatctatctatctatctatatatatatatatatatatatatatatatatatatatatatatactaaaaagAAACATGAAAATCTCATGTTCCCCtacttaataatttgacacatcatcatTTTAAAtggtattttgtgtcatatttgaaagttatttataatttcaatattttattattagaaaaaaCTACTTATTCCCATACATATGAAATCTACAATTTAccccttttaaattttttgacatATCATCAAATTATGGTTATTTGtgtctttttattcaaaattaaaaactacCTATTcccatctatctatctat
This genomic interval from Trifolium pratense cultivar HEN17-A07 linkage group LG6, ARS_RC_1.1, whole genome shotgun sequence contains the following:
- the LOC123890529 gene encoding G-type lectin S-receptor-like serine/threonine-protein kinase RKS1, encoding MWKKKRKDEMLQQSNQDSSEEEIGGQSNTHSSLPFFSLKTIITATRNFSQENKLGQGGFGSVYKGCLVNRQEVAVKRLSRDSGQGKQEFKNEVTLLVKLQHRNLVRLLGCCCDKEERMLVYEYLPNKSLDFFIFNQNQRSSLDWSKRFEIICGIARGVLYLHQDSRLKIIHRDLKASNVLLDAAMNPKISDFGMARIFGEDEVQARTKRVVGTYGYMSPEYAMEGRYSTKSDVFSYGVMLLEIIAGQRNTHCEIGRESPNLTGHVWTLWTEGRGLEIVDAVLNQSYPSVIVLRCIQIGLLCVQQNAMNRPSMSEVVFMLCNETPLCQPQKPAFLFNAGKQDLQDSSTSGGGSSINELTETTISGR
- the LOC123890533 gene encoding uncharacterized protein LOC123890533, encoding MAAPPPCNSLPLRRRRDHDSVEDQNEDQKDPQRSKVGDQDFVREELNTDSVPKVEDQSDPFAKLKSSGGVASLTDREIFNMWLAMRGGKTCSSQEVADKMFSNFKESILDKPSTHADSVPKVEDQSDPFAKLKSSEGVASLTDREIFDMWLAMMGGKTYPDKQKEDKAYINFQQNIREEPADQDEYTYNRLCLADQSKEEIAKKFRKTGKPDRYNGYAFKSNIEKWPSYAKIWATSNN